A genomic segment from Thermodesulfobacteriota bacterium encodes:
- a CDS encoding TlpA disulfide reductase family protein, which produces MKVFLRAVGLGAVALLLTAFAIGCADEGSTRKPDPREAPDFALATVEGTRIRLSDYRGQVVLLDFWATWCPPCRVSMAHNVKLQDTYRSKGLAVLGLSLDKNPDDVADYLRRETINFPVVFLDDVTRQAYGGIATVPYAVLIDRTGRIRKRQLGFSHDLAGSLEKTIIQLLGEGSAVPYGS; this is translated from the coding sequence ATGAAGGTCTTCCTACGGGCGGTCGGCCTGGGGGCCGTTGCCCTCCTCCTGACCGCTTTCGCCATCGGCTGCGCCGACGAGGGCAGCACCCGGAAGCCCGATCCCCGGGAAGCGCCCGATTTCGCCCTGGCCACGGTCGAAGGCACCCGGATCCGGCTCTCGGACTATCGCGGGCAGGTGGTGCTCCTGGACTTCTGGGCCACCTGGTGCCCGCCGTGCCGCGTCAGCATGGCCCACAACGTGAAGCTGCAAGACACGTACAGGTCGAAGGGCCTTGCCGTACTCGGGCTGAGTCTGGACAAGAACCCCGACGACGTGGCCGACTACCTCAGGCGCGAGACGATCAACTTTCCCGTGGTGTTCCTGGACGACGTCACCCGTCAAGCATACGGGGGCATCGCCACCGTTCCGTACGCGGTGCTCATCGACCGCACGGGACGCATCCGGAAGAGGCAACTGGGTTTCAGCCACGACTTGGCCGGGAGTCTGGAGAAGACGATCATCCAGCTCCTCGGAGAAGGATCCGCCGTACCTTACGGCTCCTGA
- a CDS encoding TlpA disulfide reductase family protein — protein sequence MKPSLRGTLAPLLAFLFLAVCGCSEEKNTAPPQAAPDFAATSIDGRVVRLSEHLGQVVLLDFWATWCPPCRAALPHLVEMQNAYRADGFLILGMNMDKDPQEVASFLERNTVNYPILPVEDDVRRAYGGISTIPTAFLVDRQGRIRQKFLGYDRRIAQEMEKAIQALLSEES from the coding sequence ATGAAACCGAGCCTGCGCGGCACCCTCGCGCCCCTCCTGGCCTTCCTGTTCCTTGCAGTCTGCGGCTGCTCGGAGGAGAAGAACACGGCGCCCCCCCAGGCAGCTCCGGACTTCGCCGCCACCTCCATCGACGGCCGGGTCGTGCGCCTGTCGGAGCACCTCGGCCAGGTGGTGCTCCTGGACTTCTGGGCCACCTGGTGCCCCCCCTGCCGGGCCGCCCTCCCCCACCTGGTGGAGATGCAGAACGCCTACCGCGCAGACGGCTTCTTGATCCTGGGGATGAACATGGACAAGGACCCCCAGGAAGTCGCCTCGTTTCTGGAACGAAACACCGTCAACTACCCGATCCTCCCGGTGGAGGACGACGTGCGCCGAGCCTACGGCGGCATCTCCACCATCCCCACCGCCTTCCTGGTGGACCGCCAGGGCCGCATCCGCCAGAAGTTCCTCGGCTACGACCGGCGCATCGCCCAGGAAATGGAGAAGGCGATTCAGGCGCTGCTGAGCGAGGAGTCCTAG
- a CDS encoding lipocalin family protein, with protein sequence MGPGAMARVRAAVLAAACAVFGGCHARHPGPDLPVVPRVDLERYIGVWHEIARYPHRFQEGCSASTATYALRDDGRIDVLNACREGGPEGALRTATGVAKVVDPATNAKLKVSFFRPFWGDYWIIGLGSDYEYAVVGHPSRRYLWILSRTPQMDEATYREILARLETLGYDTTRLIREHGPPR encoded by the coding sequence ATGGGCCCCGGAGCGATGGCGAGGGTTCGGGCAGCGGTGCTGGCGGCGGCCTGCGCGGTCTTCGGCGGCTGCCACGCCCGGCACCCCGGGCCGGACCTGCCGGTGGTTCCCCGGGTGGACCTGGAGCGGTACATCGGCGTCTGGCACGAGATCGCCCGCTACCCCCACCGCTTCCAGGAGGGCTGTTCCGCGAGCACCGCCACCTACGCGCTGCGGGACGACGGCCGGATCGACGTGCTCAACGCCTGCCGGGAGGGCGGACCGGAGGGCGCGCTCCGCACCGCCACCGGCGTCGCCAAGGTCGTGGACCCGGCCACCAACGCCAAGCTCAAGGTGAGCTTCTTCCGGCCCTTCTGGGGGGACTACTGGATCATCGGCCTGGGCTCGGACTACGAGTACGCCGTGGTCGGACACCCCTCCAGGCGGTATCTCTGGATCCTCAGCCGCACTCCCCAGATGGACGAGGCGACCTACCGGGAGATTCTGGCCCGCCTGGAGACGCTCGGGTATGACACGACCCGCCTGATTCGGGAGCACGGACCTCCTCGGTAA
- a CDS encoding universal stress protein: MAWSEYRKILVAVDGSRGAREAARRGASLAKLCGAQVLLVHCRKGVPEYLGEPYYQRMLDRLLAQVEELMEPYRVIFREAGVSFEERVLEGDPARAVCEAARVEECDLIAMGTRGLSDFEGLFLGSVVHKVLVCAPCPVLAVR; this comes from the coding sequence ATGGCGTGGAGTGAGTACCGCAAGATCCTCGTTGCGGTGGACGGTTCCCGGGGCGCGCGGGAAGCCGCCCGGCGCGGCGCCTCCCTGGCGAAGCTCTGCGGGGCGCAGGTGCTCTTGGTCCACTGCCGCAAGGGCGTGCCCGAGTACCTGGGGGAGCCCTACTACCAGAGGATGCTCGACCGCCTGCTCGCCCAGGTGGAGGAGCTGATGGAGCCCTACCGGGTCATCTTTCGGGAAGCGGGGGTCTCCTTCGAAGAGCGGGTGCTGGAGGGAGACCCCGCCAGGGCGGTGTGCGAGGCCGCGCGGGTGGAGGAGTGCGACCTCATCGCCATGGGGACCCGGGGCCTCTCGGACTTCGAAGGGCTCTTCCTGGGGAGCGTCGTCCACAAGGTGCTCGTGTGCGCACCGTGCCCCGTGCTGGCGGTGCGCTGA
- a CDS encoding response regulator, translated as MRLPLSRKVFIVFSSLMAVTAVLGLVVYEGLRDLRRAAEEVQWLQDFQLQVEKLGAFNRGLGPHGSEESGSRFREEFAQALHLAERVGRLSRDLPEELRAGLESVPTYLGYYRAAYEELFVRYAEDGRREAESRALVAKLHADLDARVDDDTLRALGLLLRAQILADKVYHGRDLAAIGELRRLAQGLDGQGLAPDFGAGLRSLVQGAEAAHLNYLGILDREGFLRDTGARFTQVAAATIQAISRESQAHQARLRGTILGLVLLAVILTFGLWHRVTRYLGRFLADIRYAIGSIRAGQYDYGLERVPEDEFGDLAVFLRDLSGNLRETLTRLIASEEKYKRLVESLAEWVWETDPDGRFTYSSPVVETMLGWRPAEILGQGFLELLPPHEAARVARPYAEALGARRPANSVEAVLAHRDGRPVAIESGWQPVYGAQGEFLGLRGVSRDVTERRHAEEEKGRLREQLIQAQKMEAIGTLSGGVAHDFNNLLQSISGYTEMLLLGKAEEHPDYARLKKIELAADRAADLTRQLLAFSRRLESRPRHVDLNQEVRHSVELLERALPRMIEIRTSLEPELRPVWADPGQMEQVLVNLGVNARDAMPAGGSIRIETRNLVLAPDAASAAGLAPGAYVELCFADNGCGMDAATLEHIYEPFFTTKEVGKGTGLGLAMVYGIVKAHGGALACESAPGQGSKFRICLPAHDGAGPVPEPPAPPPPVRRGSETLLLVDDEELLRSLGHDLLAGAGYTVLTADSGEAALEELRARGASIDLVILDLNMPGMGGTECLRQLRALGFGGPVLIASGVSPMGAERTALQEAVQGFLRKPFRLSSLLEAVQGALHRA; from the coding sequence ATGCGCCTTCCGCTCTCCCGAAAGGTCTTCATCGTCTTCTCCAGTCTAATGGCGGTCACGGCCGTGCTGGGGCTGGTGGTGTACGAAGGGCTTCGGGACCTGCGCCGGGCGGCGGAGGAGGTGCAGTGGCTCCAGGATTTCCAGCTCCAGGTGGAGAAGCTCGGAGCCTTCAACCGCGGCCTGGGCCCGCACGGTTCGGAGGAGAGCGGGAGCCGGTTCCGCGAGGAGTTCGCACAGGCCCTGCACCTGGCGGAGCGTGTGGGGCGCCTCAGCCGAGATCTGCCCGAGGAGCTGCGGGCGGGGCTCGAGAGCGTGCCCACCTACCTGGGCTACTATCGGGCAGCCTATGAAGAGCTCTTCGTCCGATACGCGGAGGACGGGAGGAGAGAGGCCGAGAGCCGAGCCTTGGTGGCGAAGCTCCACGCGGATCTGGATGCCCGGGTAGACGACGACACGCTGCGGGCGCTGGGGCTGCTCCTGCGGGCACAGATTCTAGCGGACAAGGTGTATCACGGCCGCGATCTCGCTGCGATCGGAGAGCTTCGCCGGCTGGCGCAGGGCTTGGACGGCCAGGGGCTCGCCCCCGATTTCGGCGCCGGTCTGCGATCCCTGGTGCAGGGCGCCGAGGCGGCCCACCTGAACTACCTGGGTATCCTGGATCGGGAAGGGTTTCTCCGGGATACCGGGGCGCGCTTCACGCAGGTGGCGGCGGCCACCATCCAGGCGATCTCCCGGGAGAGCCAGGCGCACCAGGCGCGACTGCGAGGCACCATCCTGGGGTTGGTGCTCCTGGCCGTGATCCTCACCTTCGGCCTGTGGCACCGGGTCACCCGATACCTGGGGCGCTTTCTGGCGGACATCCGCTACGCCATCGGCTCGATTCGGGCGGGCCAGTACGACTACGGGCTGGAACGGGTGCCCGAGGACGAGTTCGGGGACCTGGCCGTCTTCCTGCGGGATCTCTCCGGCAATCTCCGAGAGACCCTCACCCGGCTCATCGCGTCCGAGGAAAAATACAAGCGGCTGGTGGAGAGCCTGGCCGAGTGGGTCTGGGAGACCGATCCCGACGGGCGGTTCACCTATTCGAGCCCCGTGGTGGAAACGATGCTCGGCTGGAGGCCCGCCGAGATCCTGGGACAGGGCTTCCTGGAGCTCTTGCCCCCCCACGAGGCGGCCCGTGTGGCGCGCCCCTACGCCGAGGCGCTGGGTGCGAGGCGCCCGGCGAACAGCGTCGAAGCGGTGCTTGCCCACCGGGACGGCCGGCCGGTGGCGATCGAGTCGGGATGGCAGCCGGTCTACGGAGCACAGGGCGAGTTTCTCGGTCTGCGGGGGGTGAGCCGGGACGTGACGGAGCGGCGCCACGCCGAGGAGGAGAAGGGGAGGCTGCGGGAGCAGCTCATCCAGGCCCAGAAGATGGAAGCCATCGGCACCCTCTCGGGAGGGGTGGCCCACGACTTCAACAACCTGCTCCAGTCCATCTCGGGCTACACGGAGATGCTCCTCCTGGGCAAGGCCGAGGAACACCCGGACTACGCAAGGCTCAAGAAGATCGAGCTCGCGGCAGACCGGGCGGCCGACCTGACCCGGCAGCTCCTGGCGTTCAGCCGGCGTCTGGAGAGCCGCCCGCGGCACGTGGACCTCAACCAGGAGGTGCGGCACTCGGTGGAGCTCCTGGAGCGTGCGCTGCCCAGGATGATCGAGATCCGCACCTCCCTCGAGCCGGAGCTGCGGCCGGTGTGGGCCGACCCCGGCCAGATGGAGCAGGTGCTCGTCAATCTGGGGGTGAACGCAAGGGACGCCATGCCGGCGGGCGGCAGCATCCGCATCGAGACGCGCAACCTGGTGCTGGCGCCTGACGCGGCTTCCGCCGCGGGCCTGGCGCCCGGCGCTTACGTGGAGCTGTGCTTCGCCGACAACGGCTGCGGGATGGACGCCGCCACCCTGGAGCACATCTACGAGCCCTTCTTCACGACGAAGGAGGTGGGAAAGGGCACCGGGCTCGGCCTGGCCATGGTGTACGGCATCGTGAAGGCCCACGGGGGGGCACTGGCCTGCGAGAGTGCGCCGGGGCAGGGCTCGAAGTTTCGCATCTGCCTGCCCGCCCACGACGGGGCCGGACCGGTGCCCGAACCGCCCGCGCCCCCGCCCCCGGTGCGACGCGGTTCGGAGACCCTGCTTCTGGTCGACGACGAGGAGCTGCTGCGCAGCCTGGGCCACGACCTGCTGGCGGGAGCCGGCTACACCGTGCTCACCGCGGACAGCGGAGAAGCCGCCTTGGAGGAGTTGCGCGCCCGGGGGGCGAGTATCGACCTGGTGATCCTCGACCTCAACATGCCCGGAATGGGGGGTACCGAGTGCCTGCGCCAGCTGCGGGCTCTGGGGTTTGGCGGGCCGGTGCTCATCGCGAGCGGGGTCTCTCCCATGGGGGCGGAGCGGACGGCGCTTCAGGAAGCCGTCCAGGGCTTTCTGCGCAAGCCCTTCCGGCTGAGCAGCCTCCTGGAAGCCGTGCAGGGGGCGCTGCACCGGGCGTGA
- a CDS encoding ABC transporter substrate-binding protein — MVRWPGGAVLLCALLGAAACRQGGGDLPVIRLGHALHDHHAPLYVAARNAAYFREHGGVYLREVVDRAEYELVAQGRAVARVRVGSSTGGQELVRRLAEDQFDVAFGGFPALVEAIDRGAPLRIIAPVMAGGAALVVHPGLAVESWGEFVALARGRGSPVRIGYTAAVSVQGLVFGEGLQAEGLRYADQLDDTDAQVVLLNLHGPGNLIPALENGLVDGFVAMQPYVAMAEEQGKGRLVTFLEGTPFEQAGPYPCCAVAARSGVLQAQGPAVEHLLALLLRATRYLAEEPEEAAPVVAQWLDGSAAVEQRSLSTIHFTTELDAAWDQGAQAWVRAMTARGLLGGRVGQAYRRGELEATLYDLHVFRRARSRL; from the coding sequence ATGGTCCGTTGGCCGGGTGGGGCCGTGCTCCTGTGCGCGCTGTTGGGCGCAGCCGCATGCCGGCAGGGGGGAGGCGATCTGCCGGTAATCCGGCTGGGCCACGCCCTTCACGACCACCACGCCCCCCTGTATGTGGCCGCCCGCAATGCCGCCTACTTTCGCGAGCACGGCGGCGTGTACCTGCGGGAGGTGGTCGACCGCGCCGAGTACGAGCTGGTGGCCCAGGGGCGCGCGGTGGCGCGCGTTCGGGTCGGTTCGAGCACCGGAGGTCAGGAGCTCGTCCGGCGCCTGGCGGAGGACCAGTTCGACGTGGCCTTCGGCGGTTTCCCCGCTCTGGTGGAGGCCATCGACCGCGGCGCCCCCCTGCGGATCATCGCGCCGGTGATGGCCGGTGGGGCGGCCCTGGTGGTGCACCCGGGGCTCGCCGTGGAGAGCTGGGGGGAGTTCGTCGCGCTGGCTCGCGGCCGCGGCTCGCCGGTGCGGATCGGCTACACGGCGGCGGTGTCGGTGCAGGGCCTCGTGTTCGGGGAGGGGCTTCAGGCGGAAGGCCTTCGGTACGCGGACCAGCTCGATGACACCGATGCCCAGGTCGTCCTGCTCAACCTCCACGGGCCCGGCAATCTCATTCCGGCGCTGGAAAACGGTCTGGTGGACGGCTTCGTGGCCATGCAGCCCTACGTGGCCATGGCCGAGGAGCAGGGCAAAGGCAGGCTCGTGACCTTCCTCGAGGGAACACCCTTCGAGCAGGCGGGGCCCTATCCCTGCTGTGCCGTTGCGGCGCGCTCCGGGGTGCTCCAGGCCCAGGGGCCCGCGGTGGAGCATCTCTTGGCACTGCTGCTGCGCGCTACCCGGTACCTGGCCGAAGAGCCCGAGGAAGCAGCCCCCGTGGTGGCGCAGTGGCTCGACGGATCGGCCGCCGTGGAGCAGCGCTCGCTGTCCACGATCCACTTCACCACGGAGCTGGACGCCGCCTGGGACCAGGGCGCCCAGGCCTGGGTGCGGGCCATGACGGCCCGGGGGCTCCTGGGGGGGCGGGTGGGCCAAGCCTATCGGCGCGGGGAGCTCGAAGCCACCCTGTACGACCTGCACGTGTTTCGCCGCGCCCGGAGCCGACTCTAG
- a CDS encoding PEP-CTERM/exosortase system-associated acyltransferase, which translates to MSDLLNAFNDHFELVFANTPELLDEVFRLRYRTICEDMQVPGYEPWRYPDGREVDTYDARSAHCLIRHRSTGQAAGCVRLILAPIDDPSQPFPIESVSGGRFDPAKVNPALLPRGDTAEISRLIVPRLLKNADGKVSPHRSPAFPFPVLGLLAAVMRLSSAHGVTHLYAIMEPLLNRLLRRFSLHFEPIAPPIEYHGVRQAHLGVVADVMSRAYRERREVWNLLTDAGRCAPEGNHWSTPDEPRVAVAAGQR; encoded by the coding sequence TTGAGCGATCTCCTGAACGCCTTCAACGACCACTTCGAGCTCGTCTTCGCCAACACGCCCGAACTGCTGGACGAGGTGTTTCGACTTCGGTACCGAACCATTTGCGAGGACATGCAGGTGCCGGGGTACGAACCCTGGCGCTATCCCGATGGGAGGGAGGTCGATACATACGACGCACGTTCCGCCCACTGCCTCATTCGTCACCGGAGCACGGGACAGGCGGCAGGGTGTGTCCGCCTGATCCTGGCACCCATCGATGATCCGTCTCAACCGTTCCCCATCGAATCGGTTTCGGGAGGACGCTTCGACCCCGCCAAAGTGAATCCCGCCCTGCTCCCACGCGGCGACACGGCAGAGATTTCCCGCCTGATCGTACCAAGGCTCCTCAAGAACGCCGACGGGAAGGTATCTCCCCACCGGAGTCCAGCTTTCCCGTTCCCTGTGCTGGGACTGCTCGCTGCGGTAATGCGTCTGTCCTCCGCTCACGGCGTGACCCACCTCTATGCCATCATGGAACCCTTGCTCAACCGCTTACTTCGGCGGTTCTCTCTGCACTTCGAACCCATCGCCCCACCCATCGAGTATCATGGAGTCCGACAGGCTCACCTCGGGGTGGTGGCAGACGTGATGAGCCGCGCCTACCGGGAGCGGCGCGAGGTTTGGAACCTTCTGACGGACGCCGGCCGCTGCGCCCCGGAAGGAAACCACTGGTCGACGCCCGACGAACCCCGAGTCGCGGTCGCGGCCGGACAAAGGTAG